The genomic window tttattttacagtgcGGAGAGATGTACAAGAAAATGACGAGGAAGCTGTTAGGGTTAAAGAACAGAGCATCCTGGAACTGGGAACACTGTTGGCCAAAACGGGGCAGGCCGCAGGTAATAAAGTCCATCTTCAACGTTAATTCGGTGCCAGATTTAACTTTCCACACAGTCTACAAACGCTTTTTATTCCTTTGTCCAGAACTAGGGGGTCTGCTGAAATTTGTGAGGCCGTTCCTGATTTCCATCAGCAAGGCGAAGGCGGCCCGGCTGGTCCGCTCCCTGCTGGACCTCTTTCTTGACATGGAGGCAGCGACAGGTCAGGAGGTTGAGCTGTGTCTTGAATGCATCGAGTGGGCCAAGACTGAGAAGAGAACTTTCCTACGACAGGCTCTGGAGGTAAGGAGGTTTGGTATATGTTTGCGGTTGCTATCTAAAGCCATAAATATAACTTGATCCCACGCAGAATGGGGAGTTATTCCACTGAAATGAACGACCTACAAATGGAACTTAACCCTATGATGTTTGATGGCACTTTGTTGTCGGtggttatgttgttgttgttgtggaacTTGTGATAATGCTGAAATATAAAGCTACTAATATTGTTTGTAAATATACCGAATATTGTTACCAAGCGATCCCCAACAGTGGATATATTGATGCCGTTACCTGATCGTAGTTGGTACTAACGTGCAACTCTCAAGTGTTTATGAATATGAACGAGATTGTAGTGGACCAAAGCCGATGTCTACTCGtctaacagcattctctctcctctcaggcACGACTGATCGCTCTCTATTTTGACACCAAACGATACCAGGAGGCCTTGGCCCTCGGTGAGTGTTTTTCAGACATGACTCTTTtctctatttgtgtgtgtgtaaatgctaACATCTATTTTCAGAGTTTTGCAAATACACAGGCGTTACTATTGGACCTAAAATGTTCACCAGATGTTTTATAGTTTGTCAAACAACAAGGCTGTTTTATGTCGAAATGTTATTGCACCTATGAGTAATGTTTAATAGTTACCTTCATAAAATATGTGGTCCTTATTAAAACATATGTGCCAAAATGACTAATATAACTTATGAACAAGAGTTTGAGGTGTATGAAAGATTGCGAGAACAGCACATATTAGGACTACAGGAGTACTTTACATTATACAAAGAGAGTTGAATCACATTTTACTGAaggttctttttttctcttcccttcaGGCTCCCAGTTGCTCCAGGAGCTGAAAAAGATGGACGACAAAGCTCTTCTTGTAGAGGTTCAACTGCTTGAAAGTAAGACGTACCATGCTCTGAGCAACCTACCCAAGGCCCGCGCAGCCCTCACCTCAGCCAGGACCACTGCCAACGCCATTTACTGTCCCCCCAAACTCCAGGCAGCTCTGGACATGCAGTCAGGTCAGTTATTTAATTTCCCCTTGAAGCAGAGTTCTAAAGGTCGCAGCACAATTTCAGTCGCTCTTCATTTACTTGTGACTTTCCTAAAAGGTTGTTGTAAACATATCTCAAAGGAAtccttttggtttttttgggAATGCAGCTGCTGTTTCGAATGTGTCTGGTGTGAATACAAGTTTATCGGGCTATTTTGCCGCTTTGCGTGACTGATGCCGACCACAGACGGTAACCGTCCACGTCGTATCATCTCTGCTGCAGGGATCATCCATGCTGCCGAGGAGAAGGACTGGAAGACCGCCTACTCCTACTTCTTTGAGGCCTTCGAGGGCTACGACTCTATTGACAGCCCCAGAGCGATCACGGCACTCAAATACATGCTGCTTTGCAAAATCGTTCTCAACTTGTGAGTAGAAAgtcaacagttttttttttccacttggcTTTATTGAATTGACCCGTCATTAATAATGTCTTTCAGACCAGAGGAGGTTCAAGCCTTGATCAGCGGTAAACTGGGCCTGCGACACGCCGGCAGACAGGTTTGTACATTTCCAGTAGCCGACGGCGCAAAGAGGAACCCTCTTCACTTGTTTTTGCTGTTCTAAATGATCCTGCTCTTGTAATTAAGTACAAGTCACGTTTTAGGGCAGGACATTCCACACACTCCTTTCGGTATTTAAAATACCTTCTGAAACACTGTGTGGTGAGGAAACAAATCTCTTTGGTTTTGTCttaattcctttttctttcttttactccaCTTTATGTTAGTTTGACCTTGACTGTGCTGAAAGGCCTTCTCTGTTCTGTGTCCGTTAACTATTTCATTGAGCTTATTTCCGCAGAATAACGTTATTCTGATTATCCGTCTACAGACGGACGCGCTGAAGTGTGTCGCCCAGGCCAGCAAGAACAGATCTTTAGCAGACTTTGAAAAGGTAAGAATCCATGCCCTGACTAATCTACGTCATCGTCACAATGACGAGGCGATTGTTTTTGGCTGCTTTGTGTACAGCACGCACACAGACCtgtctcttgtttttattctaGTGGCTTGTATTATTTATGACTTTatctttgttattatttatgatATAATCCTaaagtgtgatttttttaaagtgaaaatTGTGCGTCGCTTCAGGCCCTGACCGAGTACAGAGCGGAACTGAGGGACGATCCGATCATCAACACTCACCTGGCCAAACTGTACGACAACCTGCTGGAACAGAACCTCATCCGAGTTATTGAACCGTTCTCCAGAGTACAGGTAAAGTCCATTAACTGTCCATTAATGTCAAATGTGAGAGGTATTACCAGGTTccaaatgtgaacattttattttactgtctgGGTAGGATCTCTGTAAATATGTTGTCTTATTGCGTAGAGGCAATTAAACACAGAACTATGTCTGTGTCGGCGTGTTCTGAACTTCAAGTTGCTCAAAGTGGGAGTCGCATTTTGGGCTGCAAGCTGACCCAGAACGTTCCCTTAATTAGGTCGGGTGAAAAACACGACCCAGAATTCCACCAGTGAGAAACGTGGAGGTGGGGCTTTGGTACTAGGACATGATTCCTGCTTCTGGTGGTGGTGCGATAATAGAAGTTAATCTTATTACGTTCCTGCTGTGATGAGACGTCTCTTATCCGCTTTTAAATGCCCAGAGATAATTTTACTGTATAATTCTGTACTTTGCAAAATCCTGAACTTAAGTTTCCTTCTCGTTTAAAGATTGAACACATATCGGGCCTAATCAAACTTTCAAAGGTATGTACGTCTGCAGTTACTCGGTGTTATGATTATCGTTTTTATCCCCCAAGATACgggttttattatttatttctttttaggGAGATGTGGAAAGGAAATTATCACAGATGATTCTGGACACAAAGTTTCACGGTACGCAAACATGAGATATTTCACGCCTCAAAGACACAGTAAATGTCTGATTTGTCTATCTGACATTAATGCAGGAATCCTAGATCAAGGTGAAGGCGTCCTGATCATATTCGAAGAGCCCCCAGTGGACAAAACATACGAAGCAGCCTTGGAAACAATTCAGAACATGAGCAAAGTTGTGGATTCACTTTACAACAAAGCCAAGAAGCTAACAtaggtatataaaaaaaaaaacgcagaatgttttgtctttatttcatttctgttaAACGTGTTCTTTCGTTCTAACCAACAGAGCAGATTGCCGTGGCCGTGCGATGGAGGAACTGCGTGTGTAACATAGAAAACAAGGGATAGCAATGACGAGTCCCACAAACCGCAACAAAACAGGATTTCCCCATCagaccccccctctcctctccctcaatggacaagttcatcacttctcgtgaatgtttcatttttttttttcctctttaattTTGGTATCTCTTCAGGATTCTGTATAACGCTCAGCGGCCAAGTCAGGCCATCAGGGAATATTGTACAACCACAATAAAAAGATTCAAACATTTAAGGATAACATATATGTTTATATCTGCTACACGGTCTGGCTCAGTCTTGAGCTGACTCCACGGCAACCTGGAAGGTGCGACTTTGACCTCCGTTCTGCTACCGACCCGGAACACGGAGCTCAGGCTCTCTCCTCCTTATCCATAATTTCAGAAGCACACCGTTTCAGTTTTCGTCGGTCCTCCTTGGGATTCGGTCTTTTGGTCAAAGAGCTCCctctagtttttattttaatcatcatATCAATGCCGGTAGTAAAGTACCCATTTGTGTATTAAACTCATcttatttgttttggttttctttgttttttttaaaagaaaaggttAACAGAAGGTTACCACATGTCTGGCTACCACTAATGTACATCTGCTGAACAGACGAGATGCCATTTCACCACGAGTGCCACTGTTTCTTCGGCGCTTCTATTTGCCTCTGGGTGTAAAATAGAATTGAAGGGCAGAGGTTCTGAGCATCTGTGAGTTTACCCCTCAGTGAACAATTCACCATTGTTAGTTCCTAGCACTAGTGGAATGCTAGTAACCAAACAATTtgtatggtttgattttttttttctctctgaagacattttcaaaaataaatattttgtattttaaggATTCTGTCTTGTCTCTTGCAGGGGGTAATTTCATCTTTATTTGGGTTCTCTGCTATAATAGTTGGTATAAGTGTGATGGTAATGTTGCATTGTATTTGAGATTGGGTTGATACCCCATTAAATGTATACAATACTTATTTGAAAGTATGTAAATATATATCCAGACTAAATGAAAGATTGATATTTCTTAAGAAATTCTGTGttttaaatctttaaaatgCATAATTTCCCCAAgagtcttcctcctgctgctacaTTTTTCACACCTCACATCAAAGGACAATTAAACAGTGtcttgtatttttgtttcacACATTTTGACGTTCACTCGGACCTCGTCCTGTTCTAAATAAGTGGAcatcagctttcttttttttaatgttttattaaagtttATTGATGCCATGTAAGAAATATTAATGCAAATTTATGTATCCACAGATTAATTACAAATCTGAAACTTTTACTTTGCTTTAATTTGTTTAacagtgaattttttttttattataatacgTACTGTTTTTTACTGTCAATACATTCAACATGGCGTTTAATGGAATCTAAATTAGaacaagacccatcttcagattttatttttcattcaagaatcatccagcagtttttaatccgtctaacaaacaaacaaacaaaaacgtagcttttcctgcttttttacgttttaattttgtgttgcttCGCTGCAGTCTTTTCCAAACGCTTTCTATTTTGCGTCCTGTGCGTGATGACGTCCAGGGACGTCCGGAAGGCCCGCCTCTTCTTACACGTCACTTTGCTATTTCTGCTGTTCTGTCAGCGTATACTCCGAATTGCACTGGAAAACCGggataaaaacacaataatggCCGTCCGGGTGAGTTTTTTTGAAGCCAGTATTACAGTTTGGATACAAATAAACCACAAACGGAAGGAGTCGCTTATCGAAAGTTTAGATTATATAAAGGACTATAGCTTTTTTATGCGTTTAGTGAGCTAGCATAGCACTAGCCTGTGTGGCAAACACGGACGTCATTCAAAACTTCCTTGTCAGCCCGGAAGTGGAATGAAGTGTCTCATGACTCGTTGATCTGTTGCTGTTATTCTTGAAATTTAACCgtacattaatatttaattcattgtAATTTAAATTGGATTTTACACCATATAACAAAGTAATCAAAACCCCTTCAGATTATTATGTGGAACTTTATCGCAGtgtaaatctttattttctgtccttCATTTGTCTGTTTCTAGGGCATCATAGTTGCTATTGGGATGCTGAAATACAGAGAAGCATCGTcaaactgaaatatttaaaatgtgtatttatatgtaCGTTTGTATCATAAACCACAATCCCATCAAGTTTAAAGGAAATGTCTTCTAgaggtctaaaaaaaaaaaaaacgtgcattTGGCCTTGAACGAAGAGACTCTCACAAGCCTGTTTCATCCAGAGGTTTCTCTGTATTTACTCCTCGGTCGGGTCACTGTTTTCGTTCTTCTGGTCCGTTTCCAGGTTATGGAAGCGGTGCGATGTCCAACAGACGAACTGTCCTTGACCAACTGCGCCGTCATCAATGAGACGGAGAAACAGTTTGAAGAGTGAGTGGGACTTCCTCTGATGCTTATTATTACACCAGGGTAGCGAGCATCTTTATacgtttgtttgttgttatcGTCCGTGGGCATCGAAACATTTTGTGGCGACGAAAGGCGAGGAAGAACAGTAATATCTGGGATCAcgctttctttcctctcttaTTTATTCACGCCAACGCAGTCACGTGACGGTCCGAAACTTGGCCCACAAGTACGTGTTCACCTTGAAGAAGCATCCCAGCGT from Brachionichthys hirsutus isolate HB-005 unplaced genomic scaffold, CSIRO-AGI_Bhir_v1 contig_1345, whole genome shotgun sequence includes these protein-coding regions:
- the LOC137917137 gene encoding 26S proteasome non-ATPase regulatory subunit 11B; this translates as MAAAAVVEFQRAQSLVSTDRDASIDILHSIVRRDVQENDEEAVRVKEQSILELGTLLAKTGQAAELGGLLKFVRPFLISISKAKAARLVRSLLDLFLDMEAATGQEVELCLECIEWAKTEKRTFLRQALEARLIALYFDTKRYQEALALGSQLLQELKKMDDKALLVEVQLLESKTYHALSNLPKARAALTSARTTANAIYCPPKLQAALDMQSGIIHAAEEKDWKTAYSYFFEAFEGYDSIDSPRAITALKYMLLCKIVLNLPEEVQALISGKLGLRHAGRQTDALKCVAQASKNRSLADFEKALTEYRAELRDDPIINTHLAKLYDNLLEQNLIRVIEPFSRVQIEHISGLIKLSKGDVERKLSQMILDTKFHGILDQGEGVLIIFEEPPVDKTYEAALETIQNMSKVVDSLYNKAKKLT